The following are from one region of the Acidimicrobiales bacterium genome:
- the cofH gene encoding 5-amino-6-(D-ribitylamino)uracil--L-tyrosine 4-hydroxyphenyl transferase CofH, with amino-acid sequence MRTDLVVAPLEQVVAAAGRRRDDAHGRRVTYSPKVFIPLTRLCRDRCAYCTFATAPARVSAAYLSPDEVLEIARTGAAAGCHEALFTLGERPEERYPAAREWLAAEGHASTVDYLESVAALVRDETGLLPHANAGALYPDELARLRSVSASQGMMIESLADLDCHRGSPDKTPDRRLATLEAAGELGIPFTTGILVGIGESREDRLDALHAIAASHARHGHVQEVIVQNFLPKPGTAMHAHPPCPPEEYLWSVAAARLVLPPEIHLQAPPNLSDDFGALLDAGIDDWGGVSPVTADHVNPERPWPAVEALRRTTESRGFALAARLTIYPEYALAPDRWLDPAMRFPVLDRSDAEALGREDRWASGGTEAPPILRADGSSGWGCPLGPGHSGRAGGALSEVLAGVQLGQEVGVEEITELFAARGPGMAAVAEVADDLRRQAVGDVVTWVANRNINYTNVCTFKCRFCAFSKGPLSLSLRGSPYLLELDEVSRRVAEAEALGATEVCLQGGIHPSFDGDYYLEVIKAVRAASERIHIHGFTALEVTEGARRLGEPLDAYLRRLMEAGLKTLPGTAAEILDDEIRAVLCPDKVNTEQWLEAHRVAHSVGLRSNITIMFGSVESPVHWARHIVRTRDLQKETGGFTEFVPLPFVHMAAPIYLQRRARPGPTFREALLMHAVARIAYHPWVPNIQVSWVKMGAAGVRQALMAGVNDLGGTLMDENISRAAGASHGQAMDEDGFRAMVEPIGRRLEQRTTLYERATAPA; translated from the coding sequence ATGCGAACGGACCTGGTGGTCGCGCCGCTCGAGCAGGTTGTGGCCGCCGCAGGCCGGCGACGTGACGACGCCCATGGCCGCCGCGTGACGTACTCCCCCAAGGTCTTCATCCCCTTGACCAGACTGTGCCGGGATCGCTGCGCCTATTGCACGTTCGCCACGGCGCCGGCTCGCGTCAGCGCCGCCTACCTGTCGCCGGACGAGGTGCTCGAGATCGCTCGGACCGGGGCTGCGGCCGGCTGTCACGAGGCGCTGTTCACGCTCGGTGAGCGGCCCGAAGAGCGGTACCCGGCTGCCCGGGAGTGGCTGGCGGCGGAGGGCCACGCCTCGACGGTCGACTACCTGGAATCGGTCGCTGCCCTGGTCAGGGACGAGACCGGCCTGCTCCCCCACGCCAATGCCGGCGCCCTCTACCCCGACGAGCTGGCTCGCCTGCGGTCGGTGTCCGCCAGTCAGGGCATGATGATCGAGAGCCTCGCCGACCTCGATTGTCATCGGGGAAGCCCGGACAAGACCCCTGATCGGCGGCTGGCCACCCTCGAGGCCGCCGGGGAGCTCGGCATCCCGTTCACCACCGGCATCCTCGTCGGCATCGGAGAGAGCCGGGAGGACCGGCTGGATGCCCTGCACGCGATCGCCGCCTCACACGCCCGTCACGGCCACGTCCAGGAGGTGATCGTCCAGAACTTCCTGCCCAAGCCCGGTACCGCCATGCACGCACACCCGCCGTGCCCGCCCGAGGAGTACCTGTGGTCGGTGGCCGCGGCCAGGCTCGTGCTGCCGCCGGAGATCCACCTCCAGGCACCGCCCAACCTCTCGGACGACTTCGGTGCGCTCCTGGACGCTGGCATCGACGACTGGGGTGGGGTCTCGCCCGTGACCGCCGACCACGTGAACCCCGAGCGCCCGTGGCCGGCCGTCGAGGCGCTGCGGCGCACGACCGAGTCGCGGGGCTTCGCCCTGGCCGCCCGTCTGACGATCTATCCCGAGTACGCCCTCGCCCCTGACCGCTGGCTCGACCCCGCCATGCGCTTCCCCGTCCTCGACCGCTCGGACGCCGAAGCACTGGGACGGGAGGACCGCTGGGCCTCGGGGGGCACGGAGGCGCCTCCGATCCTTCGTGCCGACGGGTCGTCCGGGTGGGGGTGTCCACTCGGCCCCGGTCACTCCGGGCGCGCCGGCGGCGCCCTGTCCGAGGTGCTGGCCGGCGTGCAGCTGGGCCAGGAGGTCGGCGTCGAGGAGATCACCGAGCTCTTCGCCGCCCGAGGGCCGGGGATGGCAGCGGTGGCCGAGGTGGCCGACGACCTCCGCCGTCAGGCAGTCGGCGATGTGGTCACCTGGGTGGCCAATCGCAACATCAACTACACCAACGTCTGCACCTTCAAGTGTCGCTTCTGCGCCTTCTCGAAGGGTCCCCTCTCGCTCAGCCTGCGAGGTAGCCCCTACCTGCTCGAGCTGGACGAGGTGTCGCGACGGGTCGCCGAGGCCGAGGCGCTGGGAGCCACGGAGGTGTGCCTCCAGGGGGGCATCCATCCGAGCTTCGACGGCGACTACTACCTGGAGGTGATCAAGGCGGTGCGGGCGGCTTCCGAGCGGATCCACATCCACGGGTTCACCGCCCTGGAGGTCACCGAAGGAGCCCGGCGTCTCGGCGAGCCACTCGACGCGTATCTGCGGCGGCTGATGGAAGCCGGCCTGAAGACGCTGCCCGGCACGGCCGCCGAGATCCTCGACGACGAGATCCGCGCCGTGCTGTGTCCGGACAAGGTCAACACCGAGCAGTGGCTGGAGGCCCATCGGGTCGCCCATTCGGTGGGGCTGCGCTCGAACATCACGATCATGTTCGGCTCGGTCGAGTCGCCGGTGCACTGGGCCCGACACATCGTGCGCACCCGGGATCTGCAGAAGGAAACGGGCGGCTTCACCGAGTTCGTTCCTCTGCCCTTCGTCCATATGGCGGCGCCGATCTACCTCCAGCGACGGGCCCGGCCGGGGCCTACCTTCCGCGAAGCGCTCCTCATGCACGCCGTGGCCCGCATCGCCTATCACCCGTGGGTGCCGAACATCCAGGTGAGCTGGGTCAAGATGGGCGCCGCCGGGGTGCGGCAAGCCCTCATGGCCGGCGTCAACGACCTCGGTGGGACGCTGATGGACGAGAACATCTCCCGTGCCGCCGGCGCCAGCCACGGCCAGGCCATGGACGAGGACGGCTTCCGGGCGATGGTCGAACCGATCGGGCGCCGGCTCGAGCAGCGAACCACGTTGTACGAGCGGGCGACAGCGCCGGCCTGA
- the pgl gene encoding 6-phosphogluconolactonase — MNGELVVVDDVPGAFAARVIDAFATRPGESFAMALSGGDTARQCYERLAVEGAQRIDWWGVDIYWGDERCVPADSPDSNQRLVREALLERVGAANAVYPMRCEEGADPYQLRVGEVGRFDVTHLGLGPDGHTASLFPGSSALDSDPGRLVCLNSDPSSRNPHQRMTLTLSGIARSRLVLFTVAGESKREALQAVVDGADLPAARVNAERVVWLVDREAAPR; from the coding sequence ATGAACGGCGAGCTGGTGGTGGTCGACGACGTTCCGGGAGCGTTCGCGGCCCGCGTGATCGACGCGTTCGCGACGCGTCCCGGCGAGTCGTTCGCCATGGCGCTCTCGGGCGGGGACACCGCACGCCAGTGCTATGAGCGGCTGGCCGTGGAGGGCGCCCAGCGCATCGACTGGTGGGGCGTCGACATCTACTGGGGCGACGAACGCTGCGTCCCGGCTGACAGCCCGGACTCGAACCAGCGGCTGGTCAGGGAGGCGCTTCTCGAGCGGGTCGGAGCCGCCAACGCCGTGTACCCCATGCGCTGCGAGGAGGGCGCCGATCCCTATCAGCTGCGGGTTGGCGAGGTGGGGCGGTTCGACGTGACACACCTGGGGCTGGGGCCCGACGGCCATACGGCCTCGCTGTTCCCCGGCTCCTCAGCCCTGGATTCGGACCCGGGGCGCCTCGTCTGCCTCAACTCCGACCCGAGCTCGCGCAATCCTCATCAGCGCATGACCCTCACGCTCTCGGGCATCGCCCGCTCGCGCCTGGTGCTGTTCACCGTGGCCGGCGAGTCCAAGCGGGAAGCGCTCCAGGCGGTGGTCGACGGCGCCGACCTGCCGGCGGCGCGGGTCAACGCCGAGCGGGTGGTCTGGCTCGTGGACCGGGAGGCGGCGCCCCGATAG
- a CDS encoding LOG family protein, translated as MPDRTRRRRTGRPDIDRSIEELLNAAGAQSNRDQLFEILATTIRMASNGADRLDLKITNAAVKEMAEAFAVFAPYRSIPKLTMFGSARTRTDDPLYAQARQLAASLAREGWMLVTGAGPGIMAAGLEGAGPDQAFGINIRLPFEDAPNAFISGDPKLVEMKYFFTRKLMLLKESDGYAVLPGGFGTMDEAFELLTLLQTGKAEPSPLVFVDVPGGSYWQAWERFVTDQLNARGLISPDDSALYCITDDVSCAAAEVLGFYRRYHSLRVVGDLSVIRLRTAPSDAQLAALNRDFADICVGGDIHRTEATPQERAGRDHVELPRIALQFDRAHYGRLRQLIDALNRD; from the coding sequence GTGCCTGACCGCACGAGGCGACGTCGAACCGGCCGTCCCGACATCGATCGCAGCATCGAGGAGCTGCTCAATGCGGCCGGTGCCCAGTCCAACCGCGATCAGCTGTTCGAGATACTGGCCACGACCATCCGCATGGCCAGCAACGGGGCCGACCGCCTCGACCTCAAGATCACCAACGCTGCAGTGAAGGAGATGGCGGAGGCGTTCGCCGTGTTCGCGCCGTACCGGTCCATCCCAAAGCTGACCATGTTCGGCTCCGCCCGGACCCGGACCGATGATCCGCTCTACGCCCAGGCCAGGCAGCTGGCGGCCAGCCTCGCCCGAGAGGGGTGGATGCTGGTCACCGGGGCGGGGCCGGGGATCATGGCGGCGGGGTTGGAGGGCGCAGGGCCGGACCAGGCGTTCGGCATCAACATCCGGCTCCCCTTCGAGGACGCGCCCAACGCCTTCATCTCGGGCGATCCCAAGCTCGTCGAGATGAAGTACTTCTTCACCCGCAAGCTGATGCTGCTCAAGGAGTCGGACGGCTACGCGGTCCTGCCCGGCGGCTTCGGCACCATGGACGAGGCCTTCGAGCTGCTGACCCTGCTGCAGACGGGAAAGGCGGAGCCCTCGCCCCTGGTGTTCGTGGACGTGCCCGGTGGCAGTTACTGGCAGGCGTGGGAACGGTTCGTCACCGACCAGCTGAACGCTCGGGGGCTCATCTCACCGGACGACTCGGCCCTCTACTGCATCACCGACGACGTCTCGTGTGCCGCGGCGGAGGTGCTCGGCTTCTATCGTCGGTACCACTCGCTGCGGGTGGTCGGTGATCTGTCCGTCATCAGGCTGCGAACCGCTCCCTCGGACGCCCAGCTGGCCGCGCTCAACCGGGACTTCGCCGACATCTGCGTCGGGGGTGACATCCACCGCACCGAGGCCACACCCCAGGAGCGCGCCGGTCGGGACCACGTGGAGCTGCCCCGGATCGCCCTCCAGTTCGACCGCGCGCACTACGGCCGCCTCCGACAGCTGATCGACGCCCTCAACCGGGACTGA
- the tal gene encoding transaldolase: MTKLHELFDQQGQSPWIDNLKRSFLTGGRLAELVGIGVRGVTSNPTIFAKAIEGGDDYDDQFRSLTSRMAVDSAYWELVIDDITKALAVLRPLYDSSGGTDGFVSLEVAPALAHDTSASIEAARTLHGRIDAPNLFVKIPATAEGVPAIRQMISEGHSINVTLIFSLERYGEVIEAYLSGLEALAATERVDLSRVASVASFFVSRVDTEVDRRLETVADQAAGDGAQSALALRGKAAVAQAKLAYQLFQERFSGARWEALAARGAQVQRPLWASTSTKNPHYADLLYVNSLVGPDTVNTMPDATLDDFLDHGVVERTVDTALGEAKQILDDLGSVGVDMADVAQRLEDEGVAAFAKSFDELLQRLTDKANALSAGQ; this comes from the coding sequence ATGACGAAGCTGCACGAGCTGTTCGACCAGCAGGGCCAGAGTCCGTGGATCGACAACCTCAAGCGATCGTTCCTCACCGGCGGGCGGCTGGCGGAGCTGGTCGGTATTGGTGTGCGCGGGGTCACGTCGAACCCGACCATCTTCGCCAAGGCGATCGAGGGCGGTGACGACTACGACGACCAGTTCCGCTCCCTGACGAGCCGGATGGCGGTGGACTCCGCCTACTGGGAGCTCGTCATCGACGACATCACCAAGGCGCTGGCCGTGCTGCGACCGTTGTACGACTCGAGCGGTGGCACCGACGGCTTCGTGTCCCTGGAGGTCGCGCCTGCGCTCGCCCACGACACCTCGGCCAGCATCGAGGCGGCCCGAACGTTGCACGGCCGGATCGACGCTCCCAACCTGTTCGTGAAGATCCCGGCGACGGCCGAGGGAGTGCCGGCCATCCGGCAGATGATCAGCGAGGGCCACAGCATCAACGTCACGCTCATCTTCAGCCTCGAACGCTACGGCGAGGTGATCGAGGCGTACCTGTCCGGGCTGGAGGCGTTGGCGGCGACCGAGAGGGTGGACCTGTCGCGAGTGGCGAGCGTGGCCTCCTTCTTCGTCAGCCGGGTCGACACCGAGGTTGACCGACGTCTCGAGACCGTTGCCGACCAGGCGGCTGGCGATGGGGCCCAGTCGGCCCTCGCTCTTCGGGGGAAGGCGGCCGTGGCCCAGGCCAAGCTCGCCTACCAGCTGTTCCAGGAACGGTTCTCCGGCGCCCGCTGGGAAGCGCTGGCGGCCAGGGGCGCGCAGGTCCAGCGTCCGCTGTGGGCGTCCACGTCGACCAAGAACCCGCACTACGCGGATCTGCTCTACGTCAACAGTCTCGTCGGTCCTGACACGGTGAACACGATGCCCGACGCCACCCTGGACGACTTCCTCGACCACGGGGTCGTGGAACGCACCGTCGACACGGCGCTCGGCGAGGCCAAGCAGATCCTCGACGACCTCGGCAGCGTCGGTGTCGACATGGCCGACGTCGCCCAGCGGCTCGAGGACGAGGGCGTCGCCGCCTTCGCCAAGTCCTTCGACGAACTTCTCCAGCGGTTGACCGACAAGGCCAACGCCTTGAGCGCCGGCCAGTGA
- a CDS encoding glucose-6-phosphate dehydrogenase assembly protein OpcA, whose protein sequence is MAEAVASPGTNTSAEPARLGSWSGQGVTIGDVNDALMTLRSGEERAATRISTINLVVVAGDDAGADRAGRAMRQLGRQNPGRTVIVVPRPAAGLSIDADVHLHTATVDSRAVWWEEVRMVVGGAVCGHLDSLVEPLTLGEMPVTLWYVSSIPDPAEPLVGTAGTVVIESPVEQVGEGTSQVSEDVGGNLGVLASLVDLAQRRPVVDLTWLRLNPWRQMLTHLFDAVSYRPFVHDVRSAEVAGPVGPALLLAGWLADRLGLDASSVARRPAADPAALLTALHEGSTGWFRVESERGGRLVRSSAEIDGGRRRESTVAVEDDATVTALAEALTRHSHDRIYERAIEAALDVGR, encoded by the coding sequence GTGGCGGAAGCCGTAGCGTCTCCGGGCACCAACACGTCGGCGGAGCCGGCCCGCCTGGGATCCTGGTCGGGACAAGGGGTCACCATCGGCGACGTCAACGACGCGCTGATGACACTGAGAAGCGGTGAGGAGCGTGCCGCCACGCGCATCAGCACCATCAACCTCGTGGTGGTGGCAGGTGACGACGCCGGGGCGGATCGCGCCGGCCGAGCCATGCGCCAGCTCGGCCGGCAGAACCCTGGCAGAACGGTGATCGTGGTCCCTCGTCCGGCGGCTGGCCTCTCCATCGACGCAGACGTCCACCTGCACACGGCCACTGTCGACTCGAGGGCGGTCTGGTGGGAGGAGGTCCGCATGGTCGTCGGGGGGGCGGTGTGCGGCCACCTCGACTCCCTGGTCGAGCCGCTCACCCTCGGAGAGATGCCGGTCACCCTCTGGTACGTGTCATCGATCCCTGATCCGGCAGAACCACTTGTTGGCACCGCGGGGACGGTCGTGATCGAGTCGCCGGTAGAACAAGTCGGCGAGGGCACCTCGCAGGTCTCCGAGGACGTCGGAGGCAATCTCGGCGTGCTGGCGTCCCTGGTGGACCTCGCCCAGCGACGACCGGTCGTCGACCTGACCTGGTTGCGGTTGAACCCCTGGCGCCAGATGCTCACCCACCTGTTCGACGCGGTGTCCTACCGGCCGTTCGTGCACGACGTCCGGTCGGCAGAGGTCGCTGGCCCGGTCGGACCGGCGCTGCTCCTCGCCGGGTGGCTGGCGGACCGTCTGGGCCTGGACGCGTCGTCGGTGGCCCGCCGACCGGCTGCGGACCCCGCCGCCCTGCTGACCGCGCTGCACGAGGGCAGCACCGGCTGGTTCCGTGTCGAGAGTGAGAGGGGTGGCCGCCTGGTTCGATCCAGCGCCGAGATCGACGGTGGGCGGCGGCGCGAGTCGACGGTCGCTGTCGAAGACGATGCGACGGTCACGGCGCTGGCCGAGGCGTTGACGCGCCACAGTCACGACAGGATCTACGAGCGCGCCATCGAAGCTGCGTTGGACGTCGGTCGATGA
- the zwf gene encoding glucose-6-phosphate dehydrogenase, giving the protein MSDPAAATVIDATNPLAAGLEADRHSPPLALVVFGASGDLASRKIFPALASLSRRRALSSTFAVIGVARSPLTDEQFRDHVLESAPDGGPEWKSIVGHFRYIAGDYAHPDTFDQLKVQLSELDDRVGTAGNRMYYLATIPALFGEVAKALGQHDLSRPKSDDTFIRLVIEKPYGRNLESATELDQAVHEAFDEDQIYRIDHYMGKETVQNVLALRFANATFEPIWNRRYIDHIQITVAESLGVEHRGGFYETAGALRDIVQNHVMQVLALTLMEPPATIDSQGIRDEKVKALRAVEVFTPELVASEVVRAQYEAGWVEGREVPGYREEEGVDPHSTTETFVAMRLLVDNWRWAGVPVYVRTGKRLPKRVTEVAMQFQRVPHLPFAGSLAEGLEPNTIVLRVQPDEGITFRFGAMVPGHTFQVRTVSMDFSYASAFLEQPLDAYERLLLDAMVGDSTLFIRTDEVDQAWRIVDPVLESWAAGHPPLSGYQAGTWGPKEASQLLERNGRQWRKP; this is encoded by the coding sequence ATGAGCGACCCGGCGGCGGCGACCGTCATCGACGCGACCAACCCACTTGCCGCCGGCCTCGAGGCCGACCGGCACTCCCCCCCGCTTGCCCTCGTGGTCTTCGGCGCCTCCGGAGATCTCGCCTCTCGCAAGATCTTTCCCGCTCTCGCCAGCTTGAGCCGCCGCCGGGCGCTCTCCTCGACGTTCGCCGTGATCGGGGTAGCCCGCAGTCCGTTGACTGACGAGCAGTTCCGCGATCACGTCCTCGAGTCCGCGCCGGACGGCGGCCCGGAATGGAAGAGCATCGTGGGCCACTTCCGGTACATCGCCGGCGACTACGCCCATCCCGACACCTTCGACCAGCTCAAGGTGCAACTCAGCGAGCTGGACGACCGGGTCGGGACAGCGGGGAACCGCATGTACTACCTGGCCACGATCCCGGCCCTCTTCGGCGAGGTGGCGAAGGCGCTCGGCCAGCACGATCTCAGCCGACCGAAGAGCGACGACACCTTCATTCGCCTGGTGATCGAGAAGCCCTACGGTCGCAACCTCGAGAGCGCCACCGAGCTCGATCAGGCAGTCCACGAGGCTTTCGACGAGGACCAGATCTACCGAATCGACCACTATATGGGCAAGGAGACGGTCCAGAACGTACTGGCCCTCCGTTTCGCCAACGCCACCTTCGAGCCGATCTGGAACCGGCGCTACATCGACCACATCCAGATCACGGTCGCCGAGAGCCTGGGGGTCGAGCACCGCGGCGGCTTCTACGAGACGGCGGGCGCCCTGCGCGACATCGTCCAGAACCACGTGATGCAGGTCCTGGCTCTCACTCTCATGGAGCCACCGGCGACCATTGACAGCCAGGGGATCCGGGACGAGAAGGTGAAGGCCTTGCGGGCGGTGGAGGTGTTCACTCCCGAGCTGGTGGCGAGCGAGGTGGTTCGGGCACAGTACGAAGCCGGTTGGGTCGAGGGCAGGGAGGTGCCGGGGTACCGCGAGGAGGAGGGCGTCGACCCCCACAGCACGACCGAGACGTTCGTGGCTATGCGCCTTCTCGTCGACAACTGGAGATGGGCTGGCGTGCCTGTGTACGTGCGCACCGGCAAGCGACTCCCCAAGCGGGTCACCGAGGTGGCCATGCAGTTTCAGCGAGTGCCCCACCTGCCGTTCGCCGGCAGCCTGGCCGAAGGCCTGGAGCCCAACACCATCGTTCTGAGGGTCCAGCCCGACGAGGGCATCACCTTCAGGTTCGGGGCCATGGTTCCCGGCCATACCTTCCAGGTGCGAACGGTCTCGATGGACTTCTCCTATGCGTCCGCGTTCCTCGAGCAGCCACTCGATGCCTACGAACGATTGCTACTCGACGCCATGGTGGGCGATTCCACGCTCTTCATCCGCACCGATGAGGTCGACCAGGCTTGGCGGATCGTCGACCCGGTGCTCGAGTCGTGGGCGGCGGGCCACCCCCCGCTTTCCGGCTACCAGGCAGGGACGTGGGGGCCCAAAGAGGCCTCGCAGCTCCTCGAGAGGAACGGGCGGCAGTGGCGGAAGCCGTAG